Part of the Scrofimicrobium sp. R131 genome is shown below.
GGTGGCCGGCTGCGTGGTGGTCGCACCCGCTTCACCCGACGTGGATCTGCAACGTTTGGGGCGCTCGGTCCCGATGGTTGTCCTGGGAGCGGAGCCCATCGGAGACATGGTCGACGTCGTTCGGATGGACGAGGGGGAGGCGGCCACCACGGTTTTTCGCCACCTCCAGTCCCGCGGCTGGGAGCGGGTCTGGCACCTGACTCCGCGCGACGCAAGGAAGGACCGGGGGGTGGAGGGGCGGGCTCGCGCTTTGCAGGAGGCCGCCGGGGACCTGCCGTTCACCCACGTGATTGCCGCCAACGACCAGGCTTTGGCCCCGGTCCTGCGCCGGGCCCTGTACGGCGGGGGTCGCCCGGCCATCATCACGCATAACGACCTGCTGGGAGTGGACGTCATCACCGCTCTGCGAGCGATGGGCTACTCCCCCGGCCAGGACGTGGGGGTCGTCAGCTACGACGACACCCACCTGGCCCAACGCCCAGAGATTCAGCTCAGCTCAGTCAGGCAGAAGTGCTCACAGCTGGTGGGCCTGGCCCTGGAGCTGCTGGTCGGACGGGGACAAACCCCGGACCTTCCCGCGCGCGAGGCGGTCAGCCATCCGGAGTTGGCCCACCGGGCCAGCTCCTAGCCCAGGTCGGCCACCGCATTGATGGCCACGGCCAGAATCCCGGCCCCGAACAGGTAGGCCAGCGTGGTCTGCATGAAGGCGATTCGGCGCATCGTGTTTCTTGTCAGGCTGGTGTCGGCCACCTGGTAGGTCATGCCCAAACCGACCGTGAAGTAGGCAAAATCGGTGTACTCAGGCGGCTCCTCCTGGTTGAAGTTGATTCCGCCCAGGGGCTCACCATCCGGGTCGGGTTCAAAGTAGACCCGGGCGTAGTGCAGCATATAGTTCACCTGAATCAGCGCCCAGGAACCAACGACGGATATCAGCGAGAGCGCCCCCAGCGCGATGGCCACCCAGCCTTGGGCCTGCCCGGCCTGGATGATGACGATGACCACCGCCCCCAGACTGACGACGCTCCCAACGGTGGCGGTGGTTCGGGCCAGCTTATGTCCCGGATCCTCAGCGG
Proteins encoded:
- a CDS encoding LacI family DNA-binding transcriptional regulator, which produces MERRPTQRDVAEAAGVSRGLVSLALSDSPGVSPQTKARILQVADQLGYVRNLSAAFLAGGLPTALGVVLPGLRNPFFESVIAEVNRHAEDLGLLPLVVTTGNDPLREQTVIRKLLEMRVAGCVVVAPASPDVDLQRLGRSVPMVVLGAEPIGDMVDVVRMDEGEAATTVFRHLQSRGWERVWHLTPRDARKDRGVEGRARALQEAAGDLPFTHVIAANDQALAPVLRRALYGGGRPAIITHNDLLGVDVITALRAMGYSPGQDVGVVSYDDTHLAQRPEIQLSSVRQKCSQLVGLALELLVGRGQTPDLPAREAVSHPELAHRASS
- a CDS encoding DUF1345 domain-containing protein, which produces MKRLSLRAKVRWNTSLVLGLVVAAVTVAALRGLDSKDWPWTALPAGLLAGWSVLALINVTWVLLLVWPMDARATRTHATAEDPGHKLARTTATVGSVVSLGAVVIVIIQAGQAQGWVAIALGALSLISVVGSWALIQVNYMLHYARVYFEPDPDGEPLGGINFNQEEPPEYTDFAYFTVGLGMTYQVADTSLTRNTMRRIAFMQTTLAYLFGAGILAVAINAVADLG